A single Curtobacterium sp. MCSS17_015 DNA region contains:
- a CDS encoding sugar phosphate isomerase/epimerase, which yields MPTTSVQLYSLRDAIAEDLDAAIARVREIGYENVEPYAFVERAADLERAFAATGLQAPSGHVAVIDAEDTAPIWDAAERLGIRTVIDPFIPTDRWQTADDVKAIAERVNVLTAEAAARGLQFGYHNHQWEFTNKVDGRTVYDLFVEQLSPETVLEVDTFWATVGGADAAAVLRSLGERVVAIHVKDGKVDGDIRTALPSSESALIVPEALQRAFENQTPAGQGDVDVRGILAAAPQAIRVVEFDAYKGDVFEGITESLTWLQANDAAGSAA from the coding sequence ATGCCCACCACCTCTGTGCAGCTCTACTCACTGCGCGACGCCATCGCCGAAGACCTCGACGCAGCCATCGCCCGGGTCCGCGAGATCGGCTACGAGAACGTCGAGCCGTACGCGTTCGTCGAGCGCGCCGCCGACCTCGAGCGCGCCTTCGCCGCCACCGGTCTGCAGGCCCCGTCCGGTCACGTCGCCGTGATCGACGCCGAGGACACCGCGCCGATCTGGGACGCCGCCGAGCGCCTCGGCATCCGCACGGTCATCGACCCGTTCATCCCGACCGACCGTTGGCAGACCGCCGACGACGTCAAGGCCATCGCCGAGCGCGTCAACGTGCTCACCGCCGAGGCCGCTGCCCGTGGCCTGCAGTTCGGCTACCACAACCACCAGTGGGAGTTCACGAACAAGGTCGACGGCCGGACCGTCTACGACCTCTTCGTCGAGCAGCTCTCGCCCGAGACCGTGCTCGAGGTCGACACCTTCTGGGCGACGGTCGGTGGCGCGGACGCCGCCGCCGTGCTCCGGAGCCTCGGCGAGCGCGTCGTCGCCATCCACGTCAAGGACGGCAAGGTCGACGGTGACATCCGCACCGCGCTGCCCTCGTCCGAGAGCGCGCTCATCGTGCCCGAGGCCCTCCAGCGCGCCTTCGAGAACCAGACCCCGGCCGGGCAGGGCGACGTCGACGTGCGGGGCATCCTCGCCGCCGCGCCGCAGGCCATCCGCGTCGTCGAGTTCGACGCGTACAAGGGCGACGTCTTCGAGGGCATCACCGAGTCCCTCACGTGGCTGCAGGCGAACGACGCCGCGGGGAGTGCCGCGTGA